The Populus trichocarpa isolate Nisqually-1 chromosome 18, P.trichocarpa_v4.1, whole genome shotgun sequence genomic interval aagaattaattcccactattatcaatatttaattagcCACTATAAATCAATAGTTAAATTTAGGAAAACCAAGGGTTCTTTGAATAGGAAAACAAAtggttctttttattaattttttatttacccataatttaattaaattattttaattaaacaagtttccaacatattttttaaaaaaatacctagTCGTCTAAGTTGGGTAAGATTTTTACAAATTGATTTaagctatttatttttaatcttttgactTGTAAAGAAGttataaatttgtttgattaggaataattttttactgaaaaaaattgttgggaaattgaatcaaaatttttaatctttatggATTTTAACTTATATTATctattttgagttatttttactatatttataatttaaaattattttgatttatttattttatcatcattgatgtaagaaaatgaaaataataataataataaaaaaccgtTCCCTAAACTCGCATTCTCTTTGCGCGCACCAGCTTGCAAAACCGGATTTGGGATGCCTACGATCCATTTTTATCGCATGTCATGAACATGCATTTTGTTGCAGACGGATTTCATACAGTACGAATGGAAGTCacatcacttaaaaaaaaaattatttggtatataatttgtattattatttatcataaatatatataattcatattataaaaacaatttacgaagtctaatttaatttcataaatcataaatgctGAATTTAACATAACCTTCTTCCTCCGTCCCACTTTCATTCAAAGAGCGGCGTGTCTCATGAAAAAGCTTATATTATATGCTTTATGCTGACAAACAAACACTctcaaaaactaataaaagaaaaaaaaaaaacaaaaaagcataaATTACCCTCCCAGAGTCCCAGGGGTTAAATCCTCACAAACCCCCACGCGCTACAGTCCCCAAATCAAAACGAGAAATAAGCATCTTTTTAGCCGCCTCCCCAAACAATGTGAACGAAATTGGCTATGAGAATCTGATtgctcctctcctctcctctcctctcaaaACCATCAGGAGATTTGCAGTAACGTGAAGGTCTATTCTTGCAAAGCTTCTGCAGCGTAAGTTGATAATCTCAATCTCTTCATCATATTCTTATAGATCTGTCAGCCTATGTCGTAGTAGAtctgaatttttcttttccttttgtttttgtgtatGTGGTAATGGGTCAAGTGGAACAAGAAGGATGGGTACTTGTATgaacaaaaattacaacatacGAGTCTCAATACATTGATTCTACTGATTTCTGCATTCGCTGTTACACTTTGTTTATTCGTTTTACTTTGGTGTTTTAtatcaagttttctttcatttgataGGAAATTTTCCATTAATTCTCGCTCCTGTTAGAATCCATTTGCTGAAATGGCcgataacaataacaattcacCACCTGTGTCTTCGAAAGAAAACCCAGATCATGATTCTGAGACGAACCTAATTGCCAAGGAAGATAGCTCCCTCGCAACTATAGCCCGTAGGTTTCAGGACTCCATTTCCTTAGGCAAGACACACAAGTTCTGGGAAAGTCAACCTGTTGGTCAATTCAAAGACATTGGTGATTCAAGTTTGCCCGAGGGCCCTATTGAGCCTCCAACCCCGCTATCTGAAGTTAAACAAGAACCATACAATCTCCCTACTCAGTATGAATGGACCACCTGTGACATGGAGTCCGAGGAGACTTGCAATGAGGTCTATAATCTCTTGAAAAACAACTatgttgaagatgatgagaACATGTTTAGGTTTAATTACTCACAGGAGTTTCTTAGATGGGCTTTGTGTCCCCCGGGTTACTATCCAAGCTGGCACATTGGGGTTCGTGCCAAAGCTTCCCAGAAGCTCGTTGCTTTCATCACAGGTGTCCCTGCAAGGATTCGGGTGCGTGATGAAGTTGTGAAAATGGTTGAGATCAATTTCTTGTGTGTTCATAAGAAGCTTCGGTCGAAGAGACTTGCCCCTGTTATGATTAAGGAGGTTACTAGGAGGGTTCATTTAGAGAATATTTGGCAAGCAGCATATACTGCTGGCGTGGTTCTTCCAACACCAATAACAACCTGTCAGTATTGGCACAGGTCTTTGAACCCGAAGAAGCTTATTGATGTTGGCTTTTCAAGGCTTGGTGCAAGGATGACAATGAGTCGGACAATAAAACTCTACAAGTTACCAGATTCCCCCGCCACCCCTGGATTTAGAAAAATGGAACTTCGTGATGTACCTGCTGTTACAAGGTTGCTAAGAAATTACTTGAGCCAGTTTGTTGTTGCACCTGATTTTGATGAGAATGATGTGGAGCACTGGCTTCTTCCAACTGAGAACGTGGTTGATAGTTACTTGGTTGAGAGTCCAGAGACTCATGAGATCACTGACTTCTGCAGCTTCTACACGCTTCCATCCTCTATCCTAGGCAACCAGAATTACTTGACGTTGAAAGCTGCCTATTCATATTACAATGTTAGCGTGAAGACTCCATTGCTTCAGTTAATGAATGATGCACTGATTGTTGCCAAGCAGAaggattttgatgtttttaatgcATTGGATGTCATGCATAACGAGTCTTTCCTGAAAGAACTGAAATTTGGACCAGGTGATGGGCAACTACACTACTATCTTTACAATTACCGCTTACAGCATGCCTTGAGACCCTCGGAACTGGGGCTTGTCCTCTTATAGATTGAAATATCTGGAAGTTGGTTCTgtagtatctttttttttttttttttttgatttacgtggggtgtccgggccagcttacgcgcaccacgactattccccacggcccactggacatcctgca includes:
- the LOC18107694 gene encoding glycylpeptide N-tetradecanoyltransferase 1; the protein is MADNNNNSPPVSSKENPDHDSETNLIAKEDSSLATIARRFQDSISLGKTHKFWESQPVGQFKDIGDSSLPEGPIEPPTPLSEVKQEPYNLPTQYEWTTCDMESEETCNEVYNLLKNNYVEDDENMFRFNYSQEFLRWALCPPGYYPSWHIGVRAKASQKLVAFITGVPARIRVRDEVVKMVEINFLCVHKKLRSKRLAPVMIKEVTRRVHLENIWQAAYTAGVVLPTPITTCQYWHRSLNPKKLIDVGFSRLGARMTMSRTIKLYKLPDSPATPGFRKMELRDVPAVTRLLRNYLSQFVVAPDFDENDVEHWLLPTENVVDSYLVESPETHEITDFCSFYTLPSSILGNQNYLTLKAAYSYYNVSVKTPLLQLMNDALIVAKQKDFDVFNALDVMHNESFLKELKFGPGDGQLHYYLYNYRLQHALRPSELGLVLL